A DNA window from Microcystis aeruginosa NIES-843 contains the following coding sequences:
- the thrC gene encoding threonine synthase, translating into MTTISRSIPQSPTKSSSIGGWRGLIEEYRQFLPVSSNTPVITLLEGNTPLIPAPYLSAQIGRDVKVFVKYDGLNPTGSFKDRGMTMAISKAKEEGAKAVICASTGNTSAAAAAYARRAGMRAFVIIPDGYVALGKLAQALLYGAEVIAINGNFDDALKIVRQLSENYPVTLVNSVNPYRLEGQKTAAFEIVDVLGNAPDWLCIPVGNAGNISAYWMGFCQYHQIGKCDRLPKMIGFQAAGAAPFISKQPVDHPETLATAIRIGNPANWEKAWAASHASQGQFHAVSDEEILAAYRILGGQEGVFCEPASAASVAGLLKVHQQVPDGATVVCVLTGNGLKDPDSAVKHSNNQLKSGIAPELTQVAQIMGF; encoded by the coding sequence AGAATATCGCCAATTTCTGCCCGTAAGCAGTAACACCCCTGTAATTACCCTCCTAGAAGGCAATACACCCCTGATCCCCGCCCCCTATCTCTCAGCACAAATCGGGCGCGATGTCAAGGTTTTTGTCAAATATGATGGTTTAAATCCCACCGGCAGCTTTAAAGACCGGGGCATGACCATGGCCATCTCGAAAGCTAAGGAAGAAGGGGCAAAAGCGGTGATTTGTGCCAGTACCGGCAACACCTCGGCGGCGGCGGCAGCCTATGCAAGAAGAGCCGGGATGCGGGCCTTTGTGATTATCCCCGACGGTTATGTGGCCTTAGGAAAATTAGCCCAGGCTTTATTGTACGGAGCGGAAGTCATCGCTATTAATGGCAACTTCGATGATGCCCTCAAGATTGTCCGCCAACTATCAGAAAATTATCCCGTAACTTTAGTCAATTCCGTCAATCCCTACCGTTTAGAGGGTCAAAAAACCGCCGCTTTCGAGATTGTCGATGTCTTGGGTAATGCTCCCGACTGGTTATGTATTCCCGTGGGTAATGCGGGCAATATTAGCGCCTATTGGATGGGATTCTGTCAGTATCACCAGATAGGCAAATGTGACCGACTGCCGAAGATGATCGGTTTTCAGGCCGCCGGGGCCGCCCCTTTTATCTCCAAACAACCGGTTGACCATCCCGAAACCCTAGCCACGGCTATCCGTATCGGCAACCCCGCTAACTGGGAAAAAGCCTGGGCCGCTAGTCACGCTAGTCAAGGGCAATTTCACGCGGTCAGCGATGAGGAAATATTAGCAGCCTATCGGATTTTAGGGGGCCAAGAGGGGGTTTTCTGTGAACCAGCCAGCGCCGCTTCTGTGGCAGGATTATTAAAAGTGCATCAACAGGTTCCCGATGGGGCCACCGTAGTGTGTGTTTTAACGGGAAATGGACTAAAAGACCCAGATTCGGCGGTAAAACACAGCAATAATCAACTAAAATCTGGGATTGCGCCCGAATTAACCCAAGTGGCTCAAATTATGGGCTTCTAA
- the hisB gene encoding imidazoleglycerol-phosphate dehydratase HisB codes for MISTSQIPDSFVSPCRRASVSRTTKETDVQVTIDLDGSGNCRAQTGIPFLDHMLQQIASHAAIDLDVRATGDIEIDDHHTNEDVGITLGQALLQALGDKKGIVRFGHFVAPLDEALVQVALDFSGRPHLSYGLEIPTQRVGTYDTQLVREFFVALVNHSQMTLHIRQLDGINSHHIIEATFKAFARAMSMAIAIDPRRAGIIPSSKGVL; via the coding sequence ATGATTTCCACTTCCCAGATACCCGATTCTTTTGTCTCACCTTGCCGTCGCGCCTCGGTTAGTCGTACTACCAAAGAAACCGATGTACAGGTGACGATCGATCTTGATGGTAGCGGCAATTGTCGCGCCCAGACAGGAATTCCCTTTCTTGATCATATGTTGCAGCAAATCGCCTCCCACGCTGCGATCGATCTCGATGTGCGCGCCACCGGAGATATAGAAATTGATGACCATCACACCAATGAAGACGTGGGAATCACCCTCGGACAAGCTTTACTGCAAGCTTTAGGCGACAAAAAAGGCATCGTCCGTTTCGGGCATTTTGTCGCCCCTCTCGATGAAGCTTTAGTGCAAGTTGCCCTCGATTTTTCCGGTCGTCCCCACCTCAGTTATGGTCTAGAAATTCCTACCCAAAGAGTGGGAACCTACGATACTCAGCTAGTGCGGGAATTTTTTGTTGCTTTGGTCAATCACAGTCAAATGACCCTACATATTCGTCAATTAGACGGGATTAATTCCCATCATATTATTGAGGCTACTTTTAAAGCTTTTGCCCGGGCGATGAGTATGGCCATAGCGATCGATCCCCGTCGCGCTGGTATAATTCCCAGTTCTAAGGGAGTTTTATAG